From a single Calothrix sp. NIES-2098 genomic region:
- a CDS encoding radical SAM domain-containing protein, translated as MKKTLFLSPPSFDGFDGGAGSRYQAKREITSFWYPTWLAQPAALVPGSKLVDAPPHGQTVEDVLKIAQDYELVIMHTSTPSLANDVKCAEAIKAQNPDVQIGFVGAHVAVLPDDTLRDNPVIDFVCRNEFDYTCKELAEGIPWENIKGLSYRDKYSNVHHNEERPLIHDWDAMPSVLPTYARDLDINKYFIGYLLHPYISFYTGRGCPAKCTFCLWPQTIGGHLYRHKSPEVVGREMEEAKAIFGDKVREYMFDDDTFTIDKHRAIAISEHMKRLKLTWSCNARANLDYDTLKTLRDNGLRLLLVGFESGNQEILNRIKKGIKLEVAREFMKNCHKLGITVHGTFIIGLPIENKETVEETIRFACELSPHTIQVSIAAPYPGTELYEQAKANGWFTDQTLVANSGIQTSTLQYPTLSSEEIEDAVERMYRKFYFRPKAIIPIVKEMLTDRQMMVRRLREGGEFFSYLKERRNQQTAAHAQSRQTASVS; from the coding sequence ATGAAGAAAACTTTGTTCCTCAGTCCTCCTTCCTTTGATGGATTTGACGGTGGTGCGGGTTCGCGATACCAAGCCAAGCGCGAAATTACATCCTTTTGGTATCCCACATGGCTAGCGCAACCAGCCGCACTTGTGCCAGGTAGCAAGCTTGTAGATGCTCCACCACACGGTCAAACAGTGGAAGATGTGCTGAAAATTGCTCAGGATTATGAATTGGTAATCATGCACACCAGTACACCCTCGCTGGCTAATGATGTCAAGTGTGCAGAAGCTATCAAGGCTCAAAATCCAGACGTGCAGATTGGCTTTGTGGGTGCCCATGTAGCAGTACTACCAGATGACACACTGCGGGATAACCCAGTAATTGACTTTGTTTGTCGCAACGAATTTGACTATACCTGCAAAGAACTAGCAGAAGGCATACCTTGGGAAAACATCAAGGGTTTAAGCTACCGTGACAAGTACTCTAACGTGCATCACAATGAGGAGCGCCCTTTGATTCACGATTGGGATGCTATGCCTAGTGTCCTGCCTACCTATGCCCGTGACTTAGATATTAATAAATATTTCATCGGCTACCTGCTGCATCCTTACATTTCCTTTTACACTGGGCGGGGTTGTCCGGCGAAATGTACTTTCTGCCTTTGGCCCCAGACAATTGGCGGTCACTTATACCGTCATAAAAGCCCAGAGGTTGTAGGGCGGGAGATGGAAGAAGCCAAAGCCATCTTCGGGGATAAGGTACGAGAATATATGTTTGATGACGATACTTTTACGATAGACAAACATCGGGCGATCGCCATCAGCGAACATATGAAGCGGCTCAAACTCACTTGGAGTTGTAACGCCCGTGCCAACTTAGACTACGACACCCTCAAAACCCTGCGCGATAACGGTCTGCGCTTGCTGCTTGTCGGTTTTGAATCAGGCAATCAAGAGATTCTCAACCGCATTAAAAAAGGCATCAAGCTAGAAGTGGCGCGGGAATTTATGAAAAATTGCCACAAACTTGGCATCACTGTTCACGGCACATTCATTATTGGTCTACCAATTGAAAACAAAGAAACCGTAGAAGAGACAATTCGCTTCGCCTGCGAACTCAGTCCCCATACAATTCAAGTTTCCATTGCTGCACCATATCCCGGTACAGAATTGTACGAACAAGCCAAAGCCAACGGCTGGTTTACTGACCAAACTTTAGTAGCTAACTCCGGTATTCAAACCTCAACACTGCAATATCCTACCCTTTCCAGCGAAGAGATAGAGGATGCAGTTGAGCGTATGTACCGCAAATTCTATTTCCGTCCCAAAGCAATCATCCCGATTGTCAAAGAAATGCTTACAGATCGGCAGATGATGGTACGCCGTCTGCGCGAAGGCGGAGAGTTCTTCTCCTACCTCAAAGAACGCCGCAATCAACAGACTGCTGCACACGCGCAATCTAGACAAACGGCAAGTGTTTCGTAG
- a CDS encoding squalene/phytoene synthase — protein sequence MDLRRDALQILKETSRTFYIPISILPTGLQEAVASAYLCMRAIDEIEDHPELDNPTKAKILRTISLTLQAGVDGFAVDAFSLGLNGYENILPEVTLGIREWSILAPEAIAPRIWDATAAMADRMAHWAEINWKISTESDLDRYTFGVAGAVGLLLSDLWAWYDGTQTNRTQAIGFGRGLQAVNILRNHTEDLKRGVDFYPEGWTAANMHEYARRNLALADAYTQSLAAGPALDFCQIPLTLAHGTLDALANGKEKLSRNDVLALLKQFIDVNIKAS from the coding sequence ATGGATTTACGTAGAGATGCACTGCAAATCCTAAAGGAAACTAGTCGAACTTTTTACATTCCAATTAGTATTTTACCGACAGGATTACAAGAGGCAGTTGCATCGGCATACCTGTGTATGCGTGCTATTGATGAAATTGAAGATCATCCAGAATTGGATAACCCAACTAAGGCAAAGATATTAAGAACAATTAGTTTGACATTACAAGCGGGGGTTGATGGTTTTGCAGTTGATGCTTTCTCTTTGGGATTGAATGGTTACGAGAATATCTTACCAGAAGTTACCCTAGGGATTAGAGAATGGTCAATATTAGCACCGGAAGCGATCGCACCTCGAATTTGGGATGCCACCGCCGCAATGGCCGACCGGATGGCGCACTGGGCAGAAATTAACTGGAAAATTTCCACAGAGTCCGATTTGGATCGTTATACATTTGGGGTTGCAGGTGCGGTGGGCTTGTTATTGTCTGATTTATGGGCTTGGTATGATGGCACGCAGACTAACCGAACTCAAGCAATTGGGTTTGGTCGAGGCTTACAAGCAGTTAACATCTTGCGTAACCATACAGAAGATTTAAAACGCGGAGTAGATTTCTATCCCGAAGGTTGGACTGCTGCAAATATGCACGAGTATGCACGCCGTAATCTAGCTTTAGCTGATGCTTACACTCAAAGCCTTGCTGCTGGCCCAGCTTTAGACTTTTGCCAAATTCCCCTCACCTTGGCACATGGCACGCTTGACGCCTTAGCTAATGGCAAAGAAAAACTCAGCCGTAACGATGTTTTGGCACTCCTCAAGCAGTTTATCGATGTGAACATCAAAGCTAGCTAG
- a CDS encoding natural resistance-associated macrophage protein — protein sequence MKKIWEIALGIVTSIGGFLDVGAIATAAEAGSTYGFQLIWVIVLGTICVISLVEMSGRLAAVSKHTLAAAVRERFGFNFYVIPLFAEIVVDFLVLAAEIGGVCIALQLLTGISFQWFALPVAFAIWLLLWKGTFGLIENGISLLGLITLVFVYATFKLHPSLTQIGSGLLPTISREDTPHYLFIAVSILGALISPYLFYFYSSGAVEDKWDEGHIGVNRAVAGLGMGFGSIVSLGVLIVAALVLNPQGVQVDSYEQAALMLTAPLGYWGFILFAASLGIACFGAALEVTLDTAYIVAQAFGWNWGENLKPKDAARFSLVYTVFVFLASLLMVFGIDPLQLTLFSMAITAVILPPVIVPFLILMNDRLYVGKYRNGWISNSVVIFTIFLAFILAIVAIPLEFVGG from the coding sequence ATGAAGAAGATTTGGGAAATTGCGCTAGGAATTGTCACCAGTATCGGCGGCTTTCTGGATGTTGGTGCGATCGCCACAGCAGCAGAGGCGGGATCTACCTATGGCTTTCAACTAATTTGGGTAATCGTCCTAGGGACAATTTGTGTTATTTCTTTAGTAGAAATGTCTGGGCGGTTAGCAGCTGTTAGTAAGCATACCTTAGCTGCGGCAGTGCGGGAACGCTTTGGGTTTAACTTTTATGTTATCCCCTTATTTGCAGAAATTGTTGTTGATTTTTTGGTATTAGCAGCAGAAATTGGTGGTGTTTGTATAGCACTACAATTATTAACAGGTATTAGTTTTCAATGGTTTGCTTTACCTGTGGCTTTTGCAATTTGGCTACTGCTTTGGAAGGGTACATTTGGTCTGATTGAAAATGGCATTTCTTTATTAGGATTAATTACATTAGTATTTGTATACGCCACCTTTAAACTACATCCATCATTAACTCAAATTGGTAGTGGTTTATTACCCACAATATCCAGAGAAGATACTCCCCATTATTTATTTATTGCTGTGAGTATTTTAGGTGCATTAATCAGCCCTTATCTATTTTATTTTTACTCATCTGGGGCAGTAGAAGATAAATGGGATGAAGGGCATATTGGCGTAAATCGTGCTGTCGCTGGTTTAGGAATGGGCTTTGGTAGTATCGTATCCCTCGGCGTGCTGATTGTGGCGGCGCTGGTACTCAATCCTCAAGGCGTTCAGGTTGATAGCTACGAACAAGCGGCGTTGATGCTGACAGCACCTCTCGGTTATTGGGGTTTTATTCTGTTTGCAGCATCCCTAGGAATAGCCTGCTTTGGCGCAGCGCTGGAGGTTACTCTGGATACAGCCTATATTGTGGCTCAAGCTTTTGGTTGGAATTGGGGCGAAAATCTTAAACCAAAAGATGCAGCACGTTTTAGTTTGGTCTATACCGTATTTGTATTTTTGGCGTCTTTATTGATGGTATTTGGTATAGATCCTTTACAACTGACTTTATTTTCAATGGCAATTACAGCCGTTATTTTGCCACCTGTAATTGTGCCATTTTTAATTTTAATGAACGATCGATTATATGTGGGTAAGTATCGCAACGGTTGGATTAGTAATAGCGTAGTGATATTTACAATTTTTTTGGCATTTATCTTAGCGATAGTAGCGATTCCTTTAGAATTTGTGGGAGGGTGA
- a CDS encoding two-component hybrid sensor and regulator produces the protein MLKGNRLRLQVLYQVATQSLIVQISSAIAIFIGGLVLLGWGLDIEFLKCVCYDGFVTMKANTALGFILSGVSLWLAQNLKSQKGASLHHNALYLWGSRLCALAVTIIGLLTVIQYIVGGNFGIDELLFRDSPSALLTVQPGRMGLNTALDFMLVGRSLELLLYQRTQRSYWYSQLLALIAGLISLQALIGYAYQVKILYGIQPYTTSMALHTALTFIVVCVGIIWTHPNQGLMRVITSNTDSGLLSRRLLLAAIAVPFILGWLIVIGQKVGNYDTAFAVSLFAIIIMVIFAILIWQSAAVVERLSSQRNRVQDELKVYEQKLRSLVDANVIGILFGDIYGGIQQANDEFLAMIGYTREELLAARISWSEITPPEYQNLDEQGIAEAQASANGTCTPYEKEYIRKDGSRIPVLVGFVLLGERREEAVAFIIDLSERQQTKKQIVKLNKDLQRRVTELQTLLDVIPIGIGIAEDPQCQTIRVNPAFAKQLGISPNINASLTSPLEEKPSFKLYRDGKEILGEDLPMQYAAAHGVEVVDFELDVVQENGKIVKLLEYVAPLFDEEGNTRGCIGAFLDITERKQAEEVLRNQQKWLEDVLNLMPRPLLFIEPGTARVTFANRAADELVGGEFPQGVPAEDYHKFYYCTDANGLPIPNDQMPGVRVARGERLDGLTVDWQTNQGVRSLLVFADTLPAMHGYPATCVMVFQDITSIKQAEKALSLNYKRLQLLFDTASELLSSQNPVALVDSLFRKLAEQIGLDVYLNYLVEENSQVMHLASSTGISAELAKEIEYLPIGQAVCGTTAQTRCHIALDHVQQSTDPKTELIRSLGITAYYSYPLIAQGQLLGTLSFGSRTRTRFSDNQKGMMQAVCDQIAIAMERAQLIASLQQQTEQLQDANRMKDEFLAILSHELRSPLNAILGWAQLLRSRSLSETQASRGLETIERNAKMQTQLIEDLLDISRMIRGKLRLNVATCNLISIVNSALETVSLAAQVKEIDLQFCPPREEFQHHNLCQKNRYGEFLVSGDAERLQQVIWNLLSNAIKFTPPGGRVEIRLSKINEQFKGNLTGYAQIQVIDTGIGISSEFLPYVFDRFRQADSSSTRMHGGLGLGLAIVRHLVELHGGSVQVDSPGEQQGATFTVKLPLLLPTQGAISPPQIREDNSALLFPSLAGVRVLTVDDEADSREFITTVLRQCQAEVQAAASVKEALQIMSQWKPDVIVSDIGMPQEDGYSFIRKVRSLPLEQGGDVPAAALTAYARAEDRMRAIQEGYQLHLPKPIQPAELATVVASLVGRG, from the coding sequence ATGTTAAAAGGAAACCGCTTGCGCCTGCAAGTTCTTTATCAAGTCGCCACACAGTCGTTGATAGTGCAAATAAGTAGTGCGATCGCTATATTCATCGGGGGATTAGTACTACTTGGTTGGGGTTTGGACATTGAATTTCTTAAATGTGTCTGCTACGACGGTTTTGTCACCATGAAGGCAAATACAGCCTTAGGTTTTATACTGTCTGGCGTGTCACTGTGGCTAGCTCAGAATCTCAAATCACAAAAAGGTGCTTCTCTTCATCATAACGCTCTCTACCTTTGGGGTTCCCGGCTCTGTGCCTTAGCAGTAACTATCATTGGTTTGTTAACCGTCATTCAATATATCGTCGGTGGAAATTTTGGTATTGACGAGCTATTATTCCGAGATTCGCCGAGTGCTTTATTGACAGTGCAACCAGGGCGAATGGGATTGAATACTGCACTCGACTTTATGCTCGTCGGTAGATCCCTAGAGTTATTGTTGTATCAAAGAACACAGCGCAGCTATTGGTATTCCCAACTTCTTGCCTTGATAGCTGGTTTAATTTCCTTGCAAGCGCTGATTGGTTATGCCTATCAAGTAAAAATTCTTTATGGCATACAACCTTATACAACTTCAATGGCGTTACACACTGCGCTAACTTTTATAGTTGTGTGTGTTGGTATTATCTGGACACATCCAAACCAAGGATTAATGCGAGTAATTACAAGCAATACTGATAGCGGCTTGTTGTCCCGCAGGTTATTATTGGCAGCGATCGCTGTGCCTTTTATACTAGGGTGGTTAATTGTTATCGGTCAAAAAGTAGGCAATTATGATACAGCTTTTGCAGTATCATTGTTTGCCATTATTATCATGGTAATTTTCGCCATTTTAATCTGGCAAAGTGCAGCAGTAGTCGAACGCCTTAGTAGCCAGCGCAATCGCGTTCAAGATGAACTAAAAGTTTACGAACAAAAACTCAGAAGTCTCGTAGATGCAAATGTAATTGGCATTTTATTTGGCGATATTTACGGAGGTATTCAGCAGGCGAACGACGAATTTTTAGCGATGATCGGCTACACGCGTGAAGAATTATTAGCAGCTAGAATTAGCTGGAGCGAGATTACACCACCTGAATATCAAAATCTGGACGAACAAGGAATTGCGGAAGCCCAAGCAAGTGCTAATGGTACTTGTACGCCCTACGAGAAAGAATATATCCGCAAAGATGGAAGTCGCATTCCAGTATTAGTTGGTTTCGTACTGCTGGGAGAACGACGGGAAGAAGCAGTAGCATTTATTATCGACTTAAGCGAACGCCAACAAACAAAAAAACAAATAGTCAAACTTAATAAGGATCTTCAACGCCGGGTCACTGAGTTACAAACTTTGCTCGATGTCATTCCCATTGGGATTGGTATTGCCGAAGACCCACAATGTCAAACTATCAGAGTAAATCCCGCTTTTGCCAAACAGTTAGGAATTTCGCCAAATATAAATGCTTCCCTAACTTCCCCACTAGAGGAAAAACCGAGTTTTAAACTATACCGTGATGGTAAGGAAATTTTGGGGGAAGACCTCCCCATGCAGTATGCTGCGGCTCATGGTGTGGAAGTTGTAGATTTTGAATTGGATGTTGTTCAAGAAAATGGCAAAATTGTCAAGTTACTAGAGTATGTTGCACCTCTATTTGACGAAGAAGGTAACACTAGAGGCTGCATCGGTGCATTTTTGGATATTACAGAACGCAAGCAAGCCGAGGAAGTTCTAAGAAATCAGCAAAAATGGCTGGAAGATGTGCTGAACTTGATGCCAAGACCACTGCTTTTTATTGAACCAGGAACAGCGCGGGTAACTTTCGCGAATCGAGCCGCCGATGAATTAGTTGGGGGCGAATTTCCTCAAGGCGTACCAGCCGAAGATTATCATAAATTTTACTATTGCACGGATGCTAATGGCCTACCTATCCCCAACGACCAAATGCCAGGGGTACGGGTTGCCCGTGGAGAACGTTTGGATGGGTTGACGGTAGACTGGCAGACAAATCAAGGCGTGCGTTCTCTACTAGTATTTGCTGATACCTTACCAGCAATGCATGGTTATCCGGCTACCTGTGTAATGGTTTTCCAAGACATCACTAGTATCAAGCAAGCAGAAAAAGCCCTTTCGTTAAATTACAAGAGACTTCAGCTATTATTTGATACAGCCAGTGAATTATTATCCAGCCAAAACCCTGTAGCATTGGTTGATAGCTTATTCCGTAAACTTGCTGAACAAATTGGTTTAGATGTTTACCTAAATTATTTAGTGGAAGAAAACTCTCAGGTAATGCATCTAGCCTCATCCACAGGAATTTCGGCAGAACTGGCAAAAGAAATCGAGTACTTACCAATCGGTCAAGCTGTATGCGGTACTACAGCGCAAACCCGTTGTCATATTGCTTTAGATCATGTCCAGCAATCAACCGATCCCAAAACAGAATTGATTCGCTCTTTAGGAATTACAGCTTACTACAGTTACCCGTTAATTGCCCAAGGGCAGCTTTTGGGAACCCTTTCCTTTGGTAGCCGCACTCGCACTCGCTTCAGCGATAATCAAAAAGGGATGATGCAAGCAGTTTGCGATCAAATTGCGATCGCAATGGAACGCGCTCAGTTAATTGCTTCTCTACAACAGCAAACTGAGCAGTTGCAAGATGCTAACCGCATGAAAGATGAATTTTTAGCAATTTTATCTCATGAATTGCGATCGCCTCTCAACGCCATCCTCGGCTGGGCACAATTGCTGCGTTCCCGTAGTCTGAGCGAAACTCAAGCTAGTAGAGGGTTGGAAACAATCGAACGTAATGCCAAAATGCAAACCCAGCTAATTGAAGATTTGCTGGATATCTCACGCATGATTAGAGGAAAGTTGCGTTTAAATGTGGCAACTTGCAATCTGATTTCGATTGTTAATTCCGCCTTAGAAACTGTCAGCCTCGCTGCGCAAGTTAAAGAAATCGACTTGCAATTTTGCCCGCCAAGGGAAGAATTCCAGCATCACAACCTCTGTCAAAAAAATCGTTATGGAGAATTTTTAGTCTCCGGAGATGCAGAACGTTTACAGCAAGTTATCTGGAATTTACTCTCCAATGCCATCAAATTTACACCCCCTGGCGGTAGGGTAGAAATCAGACTTTCAAAAATTAACGAGCAATTCAAAGGTAATTTGACTGGCTACGCTCAGATTCAAGTAATTGATACAGGTATTGGTATTAGTTCGGAATTTCTGCCTTACGTATTCGATCGCTTTCGCCAAGCTGATAGTTCTAGTACCAGAATGCATGGCGGACTGGGATTAGGATTAGCAATTGTACGCCATCTAGTAGAACTGCATGGTGGTAGCGTCCAGGTTGATAGTCCAGGCGAGCAGCAAGGAGCAACATTTACAGTCAAGCTACCACTTTTGTTACCAACTCAGGGAGCTATCTCACCGCCACAAATTCGCGAAGATAATTCTGCTTTGCTTTTCCCTTCGCTTGCGGGCGTGCGAGTCCTGACTGTAGACGACGAAGCTGATAGCCGGGAATTTATTACTACTGTACTGCGACAATGCCAAGCCGAAGTACAAGCAGCAGCATCAGTCAAAGAAGCATTGCAGATTATGTCTCAGTGGAAACCAGATGTAATTGTCAGTGATATCGGTATGCCGCAAGAAGATGGTTACTCCTTCATCCGCAAAGTGCGATCGCTCCCACTAGAGCAAGGAGGCGATGTCCCCGCCGCCGCACTTACAGCCTATGCGAGAGCAGAAGATAGAATGCGAGCTATCCAAGAAGGTTATCAGCTACATTTACCCAAACCAATCCAGCCAGCTGAGTTAGCAACAGTAGTCGCCAGCCTTGTTGGCCGTGGTTGA
- a CDS encoding alpha-glucosidase — protein MPQYFGKLPTTNQPWTTIGSVQSVNWSDRTVNLECSNSRLQISILAPNLLRVRLAPTGEFTPRRSWAVTVDDSEWEKVPFEVQDIGAAVEITTEQIRVCVQKQESCLVCFDKENRPFAQDDLDMRMGWRMGAVAGWKKIYPDEHFYGFGERTGFLDKLSEVKTNWTVDALDYDALTDEMYQAIPFFMALRPDVGYGIFFNTTFWSQFDIGAEKPGVWKMETREGELDYYIIYGPEPAQILRTYTQLTGRMPLPPKWALGYHQCRWSYESEDVVRELAREFRQRRIPCDVIHLDIDYMRGYRVFTWSPKRFPDPAKLVRDLAKDGFKTVTIIDPGVKYEPEANYHVFDLGIENDYFVRKADGQLFHGYVWPEKAVFPDFLRADVRQWWGDLHQSLTDIGVAGIWNDMNEPAIDNRPFGDGGEKIWFPLDAPQGGEEQGSRVQSAGGNLPVSATTHLEVHNLYGLMMAKACAEGLQRHRQQERSFVLTRSGYAGVQRWSSVWMGDNHSLWEHLEMSLPMLCNMGLSGVAFVGCDIGGFAGNATAELFARWMQVGMLYPLMRGHSAMSTARHEPWVFGDRTENICREYINLRYQLLPYIYNLFWEAAQTGTPILRPLFYHFPSDRQTYTLYDQVLLGASLMAAPIYRPGVEYRAVYLPAGTWYDWWTGERYEGSTHILSHAPLEKMPLFVRAGAIIPMQPVQQYVDELPVDQLHLRIWPGKNEYLFFEDDGKSNTSQNQNFSLRKISVFTEGEETIVEISANEGQWTPPEREVIVELVGVGEQRFQDDGRGYSWKF, from the coding sequence ATGCCGCAATATTTTGGAAAATTACCCACAACTAACCAACCTTGGACAACTATTGGTAGCGTGCAGTCTGTAAATTGGAGCGATCGCACTGTTAATTTGGAGTGTAGTAACTCTCGCTTGCAGATTAGTATACTTGCTCCCAATCTACTGCGAGTCAGGCTTGCACCAACTGGGGAATTTACGCCTCGTCGTTCTTGGGCGGTGACAGTGGATGATTCCGAATGGGAAAAAGTACCTTTTGAAGTGCAGGATATTGGGGCTGCGGTAGAAATTACAACCGAACAAATCCGTGTGTGCGTGCAAAAGCAAGAATCCTGTCTCGTCTGCTTTGACAAAGAGAATCGTCCCTTTGCCCAAGACGATCTCGATATGCGCATGGGTTGGCGGATGGGTGCGGTTGCTGGCTGGAAGAAGATTTACCCCGATGAGCATTTCTATGGTTTTGGCGAACGCACGGGTTTTCTCGATAAACTTAGCGAAGTTAAAACTAATTGGACAGTCGATGCTTTAGATTACGATGCACTGACTGATGAAATGTACCAAGCCATTCCGTTTTTTATGGCTTTGCGTCCAGATGTGGGTTATGGAATCTTTTTCAACACGACATTTTGGAGTCAATTTGATATCGGTGCGGAAAAGCCTGGTGTTTGGAAAATGGAAACTCGCGAGGGAGAGTTAGATTATTACATTATCTACGGCCCCGAACCTGCTCAAATCTTGCGTACATACACCCAATTAACTGGGAGAATGCCGTTACCGCCAAAATGGGCGTTGGGTTATCATCAATGTCGCTGGAGTTACGAATCAGAAGATGTTGTCCGCGAACTAGCACGAGAATTTCGTCAGCGCCGCATTCCTTGCGATGTCATCCACCTTGATATTGACTATATGCGGGGTTATCGCGTGTTTACTTGGAGTCCGAAACGCTTCCCCGATCCGGCAAAATTGGTCAGGGACTTAGCAAAAGATGGCTTTAAGACTGTCACCATTATCGATCCAGGTGTGAAGTATGAACCAGAAGCCAATTATCACGTTTTCGATTTAGGAATAGAAAATGATTATTTTGTGCGGAAAGCAGATGGACAGTTATTTCACGGCTACGTTTGGCCTGAGAAAGCTGTTTTTCCTGACTTTTTACGCGCTGATGTGCGTCAGTGGTGGGGTGATTTGCATCAAAGCCTCACCGATATTGGCGTAGCAGGAATTTGGAATGATATGAATGAGCCTGCCATAGATAATCGTCCTTTTGGCGATGGTGGGGAAAAGATTTGGTTTCCGCTAGATGCACCGCAGGGAGGAGAAGAGCAGGGGAGCAGGGTGCAGAGTGCAGGGGGGAATTTACCTGTTTCAGCTACAACTCATTTAGAGGTGCATAACTTATATGGGTTGATGATGGCGAAGGCTTGTGCTGAAGGGTTACAGCGCCATCGGCAACAAGAGCGATCGTTTGTGCTAACTCGTTCTGGCTATGCTGGGGTGCAGCGTTGGTCTTCTGTGTGGATGGGGGATAACCATTCATTGTGGGAGCATTTGGAAATGTCTCTACCCATGCTGTGTAATATGGGGCTTTCGGGTGTGGCTTTTGTTGGTTGCGATATTGGTGGGTTTGCAGGTAACGCTACTGCGGAATTATTCGCCCGTTGGATGCAAGTGGGAATGCTCTACCCATTGATGCGCGGTCATTCTGCTATGTCTACTGCGCGTCATGAACCTTGGGTATTTGGCGATCGCACAGAAAATATCTGTCGCGAATATATTAATCTGCGTTATCAGCTACTACCTTACATCTACAATCTTTTCTGGGAAGCAGCACAAACAGGCACTCCGATTTTAAGACCATTATTTTACCATTTTCCGAGCGATCGCCAAACTTACACTCTCTACGATCAAGTATTGTTGGGAGCTTCGCTGATGGCTGCACCTATTTACCGTCCTGGCGTTGAGTACCGAGCTGTCTATTTACCCGCAGGCACTTGGTATGACTGGTGGACTGGCGAACGTTACGAAGGTTCTACTCATATTCTCAGCCATGCACCCTTGGAAAAAATGCCACTTTTTGTCCGTGCTGGTGCGATTATTCCGATGCAACCCGTACAGCAATATGTCGATGAACTTCCAGTTGACCAACTGCATTTGCGTATTTGGCCGGGCAAGAACGAATACTTATTTTTTGAAGATGATGGCAAGTCGAACACCAGTCAAAATCAAAACTTTTCTCTCAGAAAAATAAGTGTATTTACAGAAGGGGAAGAAACCATTGTAGAAATTAGTGCTAATGAAGGGCAATGGACGCCACCAGAAAGAGAAGTAATTGTAGAACTTGTAGGTGTTGGCGAACAGCGCTTTCAAGATGATGGCAGAGGTTATAGCTGGAAGTTTTGA
- a CDS encoding redoxin domain-containing protein, producing MNLRESFTHELISSGIIDRSLKVGDFIPNFMLPNACGETIEVEKFLVNGPVVISFFRGSWCPFCNSELAALQQALPAIKTLGASLIAISPQTNHHTSLTVEKHELTYEVLSDRNNKIARQFGIVFQIPEYLRPVLAQKGHVLPRYNGDESFELPIPATFIVSQDGKVIYAFVDPDYTKRLDPIEIITVLRNLSVVSKS from the coding sequence ATGAATTTGCGAGAGTCTTTCACCCATGAGCTAATTTCTTCAGGTATTATTGACCGCAGTTTAAAAGTAGGCGATTTTATTCCTAATTTTATGCTTCCTAATGCTTGTGGTGAAACAATAGAAGTAGAAAAATTCTTAGTTAACGGGCCTGTAGTTATTTCGTTTTTTCGAGGTTCTTGGTGTCCTTTTTGCAACTCAGAATTAGCAGCGCTCCAGCAAGCATTACCTGCAATTAAAACATTAGGAGCTTCACTAATTGCTATTTCACCTCAGACTAACCATCATACCTCGTTAACTGTGGAAAAACACGAACTAACCTATGAGGTATTGAGCGATCGCAACAATAAAATCGCTCGTCAATTTGGGATTGTGTTTCAAATACCAGAGTATCTTAGACCTGTATTAGCCCAAAAAGGTCATGTTTTACCTAGATACAATGGAGATGAGTCTTTTGAACTACCTATTCCGGCTACATTTATAGTTTCTCAAGATGGAAAGGTCATTTATGCTTTTGTTGACCCTGATTATACTAAGCGGTTAGACCCCATTGAAATTATTACTGTTCTCCGAAATCTTTCTGTGGTTAGTAAAAGCTAG